A region from the Neomonachus schauinslandi chromosome 2, ASM220157v2, whole genome shotgun sequence genome encodes:
- the LOC110588592 gene encoding A-kinase-interacting protein 1-like isoform X2 yields the protein MKNCLAAAALNGVDRHALQRTARLGQEVLERAKRRAVDWHSRELPTSGVGVTSQERLYRERRPAAGPQRLLPGERYCSSVLEEGGAVHVSRYHRGKSELRWCWDDGHGQAENTSKDLYIEVYPGTYSVTLGTNDLTKTQVVAVDSGQSVDLVFPV from the exons ATGAAGAACTGTTTGGCGGCCGCGGCGCTGAACGGGGTGGACCGACATGCCCTGCAGCGCACGGCTAGGCTGGGTCAAGAAGTGCTGGAGCGGGCCAAGAGGAGGGCGGTGGACTGGCATTCGCGGGAGCTTCCCACAAGCGGTGTGGGGGTCACTTCCCAGGAGCGGCTCTACAGAGAAAGGCGGCCCGCAGCTGGCCCCCAGCGCCTTCtcccgggaga GAGATACTGTTCATCTGtgctggaggaaggaggggcGGTCCACGTCTCTCGGTATCACAGAGGGAAGTCGGAGCTGCGCTGGTGCTGGGACGATGGGCACGGCCAGGCTGAGAACACCTCTAAGGACCTCTACATAGAAGTATATCCAGGGACCTATTCTGTCACTCTGGGTACAAATGACTTAACCAAGACTCAGGTGGTAGCAGTCGACTCGGGACAAAGTGTGGACTTGGTCTTCCCCGTATGA
- the LOC110588592 gene encoding A-kinase-interacting protein 1-like isoform X1: MKNCLAAAALNGVDRHALQRTARLGQEVLERAKRRAVDWHSRELPTSGVGVTSQERLYRERRPAAGPQRLLPGEREERQPTLSASFRTMAEFMDYTSSQCGRYCSSVLEEGGAVHVSRYHRGKSELRWCWDDGHGQAENTSKDLYIEVYPGTYSVTLGTNDLTKTQVVAVDSGQSVDLVFPV; encoded by the coding sequence ATGAAGAACTGTTTGGCGGCCGCGGCGCTGAACGGGGTGGACCGACATGCCCTGCAGCGCACGGCTAGGCTGGGTCAAGAAGTGCTGGAGCGGGCCAAGAGGAGGGCGGTGGACTGGCATTCGCGGGAGCTTCCCACAAGCGGTGTGGGGGTCACTTCCCAGGAGCGGCTCTACAGAGAAAGGCGGCCCGCAGCTGGCCCCCAGCGCCTTCtcccgggagagagagaagaaagacaacCAACCCTAAGTGCTTCCTTCAGAACAATGGCAGAATTCATGGACTATACTTCAAGTCAGTGCGGGAGATACTGTTCATCTGtgctggaggaaggaggggcGGTCCACGTCTCTCGGTATCACAGAGGGAAGTCGGAGCTGCGCTGGTGCTGGGACGATGGGCACGGCCAGGCTGAGAACACCTCTAAGGACCTCTACATAGAAGTATATCCAGGGACCTATTCTGTCACTCTGGGTACAAATGACTTAACCAAGACTCAGGTGGTAGCAGTCGACTCGGGACAAAGTGTGGACTTGGTCTTCCCCGTATGA